The genomic region ACAAAAAATCCTGTAACATCCAGAGTACGTTTTTCTCCTGTCTTATTATTTTGTACCAGAACTCCCTCTACAGTTTTTGTTCCAAGTATCTCAACTGTGTCTGTATTCCAAAGCACTTCAATATTAGGTGTGTTTTCAACACGGTGTTGCATGGCTTTACTGGCACGCATTTCACCTCGTCTGACGATCATATAAACTTTTTTACAAAGCTTTGCCAGATAAGTCGCTTCTTCCGCTGCCGTATCGCCTGCACCGATGATTGCAACGTCCTGCTGACGGAAAAAATAACCGTCGCAAACAGCACATGCAGATACACCAAAACCATTCAGGCGTTGTTCTGATTCCAGACCAAGCCATTTTGCCGAAGCTCCAGTGGCTATGATAACAGTGTCTGCAGTGATTGTTTTTGTTTCGTCAATAACAACTTTATGAATTGATCCTGAGAAGTCAACAGACGTTGCATACCCATATCGAACATCAGTACCAAAACGTTCTGCCTGTGCCTTGAAATCTTCCATCATTTCAGGACCTTGTGTTCCTTTTGGATAACCCGGATAATTTTCAACTTCTGTTGTTATCGTTAGCTGTCCACCCGGCTGTAACCCCTGGTACATAACAGGTTTCAGATCTGCTCTTGCTGCATAAATAGCTGCCGTATATCCTGCTGGTCCTGAACCAATTATTAAACATTTTATGTGTTCTGTCTCGTTACTCATAGTGGTTTTGAAATTGTACGCAAAAGTACATAATTAACTAACATCTAATAACGAAGAATTTTAATTGATTTAACGGGATAAAAAGTTTAAATTTTTTCTTTAAAGCTTCACTTCACTTCACTTCACTTCACTTCACTTCACTTCACTTCACTTCACTTCACTTCACTTCACTTCACTTCACTTCACTTCACTTCACTTCACTTCACTTCACTTCACTTCACTTAAAATAAAAATACCGCTGAACTCCCAGCATGTAAATCGGATAAAATCTTGCGAACGATTTATTGATTACAGGAAATCCTACAGTAAAATCAATTCGCAAATTTGAATCGATAATGAATTGAATACCGGGATGCATTTCAACATAATTTCCGGAAAGTAAAAGATCTGTCTTTGGTTCTATTTCAGTGTTGTTCTGTACGACTCTGGCCTGATCATAACTCTTGCCCATGAATTCCAAATACACATTGATATTCGTATCAGAATATTTCTTGTAATGAAACGGATAGATTAAGTATCCAAGTGATAAATTATAATTCAAAGCCTTTCCATAAGTCAGTGAAGTAGTTTGTTCGCCGCCATAAAAATCAGGTGTGGTCTCTGTATAAGTTCCGGGAATAACAAATCCTGAATTGAATGAAACTGCAAAATGGTTTTTCAGATAGGTAACTAATAGGCCCCCGCCATAACCTTTAGTATCGTCCATTAAATTCGGTTCGCTTTCATCATGCGCAGAATTGTTAAGCGACCCTTCACCATATACAGCTACCCTGAAATGTTCATGATCACCATCTTTTGTTATGACTCTGTATTTTGCCAGGAAGTGTACACCATTAAATCTATAATCATAATGAATCCCTCTCGCAAATGTTCCGGTTTGATAGATGGTGTCGTTATTATTATGAGTATGTGTTACTAGTCCTAGAGGAAGATTTCCGGAATGATGATTTGAAAGAGTAGGTGTAGCTGATACCGACAACCTGGAAGTAACTCCATACATGAATCTCATTGCAGCCATATTTCTTTGTGTACCAAATTCATCGTATGATTCACCAAATAATCGAACGCCTAATACATTCTTTGGAACACTACTGGCAATTTCATTGTGCGGAAATAATTCCTGAGCAGTAATTTTGGTAGATAAAAAGGAACTCAGCAGCAGAAATAATGATGCTAAAAATAGTGGACTTTTCAACCGGGCTCTTTTTTGAAATTTATCTGTTAAAAATACGAATAAGCAAATCAAATATAGCTCTTTTTTTACCTTAACTTTACAGAAATTCCTGACCCTATGCGGAAAATTTCCGGATTACTGATTTTAATTTCATGTGCTGTCCTGCTGACTGCTACCAACTGTAAGAAAGCATGTATGGCCGGAAGCGGTGGTGAAGTTAGCATTACCTTCAAACCCGAACATCATTCAATTCCTATCTATGGAAGTTCATCTTATGTTGATACAGTCTATATAAAATTCAATCAGACAGATTTTCCCGGACCATCACCATCAAATTACGATCTGATCGTTGCCGGTAATCCAAATGAAAATTTTGTAAAAGTAAATGGTCTGAAATGCGGACAGTACTTTGTGTTTGTTGTTGGATTCGATACCAGCGCAGTCTGGAATACAAGAGTTGTCGGCGGACTACCAATTGATTTCAGTGAGACGAGCGGGGAGAAGACGGTGATTGTTCCGGTCAGTGAGTGATTATTTGTCTATGTGTTGTAAATTCAAAATTCAAAAGAGAGTCACTTGTATTGTCAAAATTTTAGGAAAAGCAATTTTCGTTAATAATCCGACTAATTAAATCTCAATCCTTATTCCTCGTAATCCAGTTTATTTTAAATCTCAGTTATTTTTTCTAGGTAATCCCTTAAGTAATTAAATCTGAATCATTATTCCCTGTAATCCATTAATCCATTAAATCCAGGTCAAATTGCACAAAAAAAAATCCCGCCATATAGCGGGATTTTTTAATCTATGCTTTTAATTTGATCAGTTGTTCACTACCAATTTGTAATTAGCAACTTTACCATCTTTTGTTAATTGAATCCGATAAACTCCGGATGCAAGATCAGAGATGTGCAGTTTGTTAGAAGCATTCGTGAAGCGTTCTGATTTTACCAAACGAGCTGAAGCATCAAATACACTTACTGCTATCGGACCATCTGTGTCAATCGAAACATAATTGTTTGCAGGATTCGGATAAACAGAAACTCCGGCAAATGCTATGTCTTTGATTCCTGTTGCAACATCAACTAATACCGGAATTCTTTCACTCACGCAATCATAAGAAGCAGCCTGTACTTCCCATTCGTAGAAATAATAGTAGTAGAATGCACCTTGATTAGAGCCTGTAACGCTAATAAGATCGTTGATCGTATATGGATAAAGAACATTCAAGCTTGAACGTTGCAAACGTGGTGCATTTGTTCCCAATGTTGCCATGTTTACTGTTGCATTTGTAGTAAGGTGGTAATTTCCCGGTGTCAAAGCAAAGTTCAATGTAACTCTTGAAGAATCCATTGGAACATTTACCTGAACACTATTGATTACATTGTTAGAGGCATCAAGTAACTGGATCTCTCTTAATCCCGGTGTATCAGTGTAAACTTTTACTGAATGCAAAGTACAAGCAGATAATACAGTAAAGTCGTTTGTACCATTTGTAGTTCCTGCAGAATATGGTGTGCCTTCATGATATTGCATTCCTGTAAAATCAGTTGCACCTGCATATGTTTTTGTATTCTCTGCCCAGAAAGTAGTGGATACGTTAATAACTGGTGTTATATATGAAGGTCCTGTTGCAAGTAATGTTCCGCCAATCTGTGAATCATACCATTTTATTAAATCGCCTGTTGCATTTAAAGTAACAGATTGTGGTACCGCTATGTTAACTCCATTAGCAACCGGATTTGGTGCATTCAACACATCCACTAAAATTGGAGTTGAAGTAAAGCTTCCACACACACCCTGAATAGTTACTGAATAAAGTCCCGATGCAGTGATGTCAACTGTTTGTGATGTTCCGCCATTTGACCATGTGTAAGCTGAAGCTTGTGAACTTTCTAAAGTTACAGAACCACCTTCACAAAATACCAGCTGTCCGTTTGCACTTACAGTAGGAGTTTCGTCAGGATTCATCTGAAGTATGATCGATGGTGATACATTCGTACATCCATTGTCAGAAACTGTAACATTGTATTGGCCTGCTGCTGAAACTGTAATTGATTGTGCTGCTCCGCCATTTGACCAATCATAAGTAAGAAATCCTGCTGATGCAGTAAGTGTTGCAGTCTGACCAGAACAAATTGCAGTTGGACCTGAAACAATATTCCCTGTTACAGAACAGGTATTTTCTACCACAGACACAAATTGATTTGATTCAAGGTCGTAAAAACGTTGCTCTGTACCTGAAGGGAAACGAACAACAGCTGAATCTACAATTGTATTTGAACCTAAACCAAAATGTAATTGCGAAGAATTGCAAGTACCATAACTTTCACCGGCACGAACTTCACGAACCTGAACACCCCATGGACCGTAGATTGTTGCACGTCCACCGATTGCATTGATGTTTGATGTTGTTCCTTTGATATCAAAAGTTATAAAGTTATTTGTATTTCCATTATTCAGATAAAGTACATCTGCTACAGAAGATGGAGTAGTGTAAATATTTCCATATGATGAGTAGATATCTATAAATCCATCGTGGTTAAGATCTCCTGATGCAAATGATAACATTCCATTAGAAGCAAATAAACCATTCACTTGAGTAAAAGTCATGTCACCGTTATTTTTCCAGTACATCCAATCAGATCCTGTAACAAGGATATCAGCATAACCATCATTGTCGAAATCTTCTACAACAGATTCGATAGGAGTAATTGCGTCTGTATTGAATCCGGTTGACATTAATTCAGTGTAATGTCCTGTACCATCATTTTCAAATATCTGACTTGTATGGTCATGATTAAAAAGTACCAGATCAAGATCGCCATCATTATTCAGATCACCGAAACTTGCTGTCCATGTCTGCCAGCCGATAGCGATTCCAAATGTATCTGCCATCTCTGTATAATTGTTAGAACCATCGTTTACAAATAAACGATTGATTCGACGAAGATCAGTTGGACTAGTTGTACTCTGACGACAATGAGCAACATAAAGATCCAAATCTCCATCATTGTCAAAATCGATCCATGTACTACCGTAGTTTCCTGAATCTGCAGGATCACCACTGTAATTAATTCCCGGATTGATTGCAAAGTTTACAAATGTTGAAATGTCAAGATTACCAGTTCCATCATTCAGATAAAGTTTGCTGACATCATTATCATCACAACAAAATAGATCGATCCATCCATCATTATTCATATCTGCAAATGTTGCATTCTGAAGAAAGAAGCCTGAGTTAAAAAGTGTAGTTGAAGTGAACGTAACACCTCCGCTACCACCGAATATTTTGATCAGCATAATTCCTGCGCCGCCATCAAAAGCAACATCTTTCCAGCCATTGTGATCTACATCGGCACAAGTCATTGCCCATGAACTTCCGCCACCATGGTTCATAATGAATTGTGTTGTGAAACTTCCATCTTTGTTTTGTAATTCAAGATAAAGATCTGAGCCGTTATCCATGTGGAAAACGTCATCAAGTCCGTCGAAATTCACATCAGTAACTGTTGTTGCACAGCCACTGTGAAAATTACCGCCAAACTTCGCGTTAGCATTTGTGAAAGCTAATTGTGCACTCGCAGTTGAACCAAACGATAATCCGGCCAATGCAAGTACAATAGCTTTGAACTTTGTAGTTGTTTTCATTTTATGATTTAGGTTGAATATGCTTAGAAGAAAGGTAATTATAATTTCAATACCTTTTTAATCGTCACACCTTTATTGGTAACGATACGAATGTAATAATTTCCACTTCTGCCGGAAATGACAAAATTTGCCTTAACCGTATCTTCATTTAAAATTTGTGATTGAACAATTTTGCCGTTTGCATCAAAAATTTCGACTTTTTCAATCTTAATTTCTGAATTCGTCATCAATGTAAATTCTCCCGATCTGGAAATAGAAGGGTAAAGGCTTATTGAACTTTCAAGATTCTGTTGCTTGATTCCGGTAATCGTCAGATTTAAACTGTCAGTCGCAACAAGAAATGGTGTCTTATCTGCACTGGCATACATCGTTCTGAAGGTATCTATTTCGGGACTGTTCAGAACAAACATCTCATCAAGCCACTTCGGGGGAACTGACTGATAAAATACTCTCGTAGTAACTTTCAAGTCACCGCTGAACGAACCAAGCGGAACATGAAAATGTACATAGTCAGTTGCCGATCCTTCGATTGAATTGTTTTTATTAAAGTCAGCATCTGCCATTGCATCCGGTGAAATAACGCAAGTGTCATATGTTGAATGAGAACTCGTAAATCCGTTTGGTGGAAGACGATTGTCCTTAAGTATAAGTGCAGCACGCTCAAGCAATGAAGTGAAATCACCATTTACATCGCCCATTACAATTTCGTAGATCTGTGGAACGTTAGATTGATTGATCATTGCATGATGAGGTTCAAATGCAGGAGTTTCTCCTATGATACGATAGTCTTCATCAAAGAGCCCGGATTCAAACAAGGTATCTCCTGCGACATCAGTCACTACAAACTGCAAAACTGCTCGTCGCGATGGATAACCTGATGGAAATTTATGTCCGACTTTATTTTCTATACTCACTCTGAAATATCCAGTGTCACTCTGAGCACTATCAAATAATAAATTCAGATTGATAGAATTCATACGAAGATTATTCGCTGTGGCTGCAAGAGTGGTATCAAATCGTGCATCGTCAACATTAATATTCAGGCTTGACTTATTGTTCTTGATCAGATCAAGCATAAAATAATTCGCTCCGGCAAATTCATGCTGATTAAAAGGCGTGCGTGGTGTCAATGCAATAAATCCATTTGCAATCACAATCGGTGAAGCAAGTTGTGGCATATGGCATGTCTGACATTTTATACTGTTTGCCGGGAAAGATGAATTTAAGTATTCATGATACGTTGCCTGTTCAACAAACTGTTGTCCTGTTGGATTACCACTTAAGTCAACTGTTTCAGTGATCAATGTATGACATGAAGAACATAAACGTGATTCATCCATATGCGCACTGTAAACAGGTGTGTAACCTTCATACAATTGCATTGGTCCGAACATTGGTCCTTGAAATGGTCCGTAAATAGTTCTTGTTGTATCGTAAGGAATATTTCCGGAGAATGTACTTCCAACACTTGGTGAAATTGTATGACAGCTTGCGCAATTTACTCCGTCTTGTCCAAGTGAATCAGTAGCAAGATTTGCTAATGTGTAATCTCCAAGTCCACGGAAGAAATGATTATATCTTCCAGTAGGAGCATGACACGAAGTACATTTATCCTGTAATGGTCCTGCATGTCCGGGATTAGTCAATATTTCATGCGAAACTTTTGCTTTCCAAAGTGGATCTTTTGCACTCAGCGCCATCATGGTGCTTTCCCAGTGTGAAACCAGATTTACATCGTGTCCGTCTTCATCAATATTCGATTGACCTAAAGAATCGATACCATGACACCCTCTGCAACTTGCAGACGTTAAATACCATTCACCCGGTACCAATGGAGTCTGTACACGTTGCGATGCAAAGTAGGCTAGTTCTTCTGAAGTATGCTGATATGGAGTAGGATTTTCGCCGGAAACAAAGCTAAGCAGAAGTATTACAGATGTAATAACTGCGGTTGCGAAGAATATCTTCTTCATTGTTGATTTGTATAAATTTGTATGGGAATACTTTTTACAATATTAGTTAAAATCATTGTATTTTGAAAGGACAGAATGCCTGTTCTACCTCAATTTTTTAAACTTTTGAGTGAACAACCGATTAAACAAACTGTTAGGTATTTTCTTTGTTTTTCTATAGAATTCGCAAAAAATGATAGAAAAGGCCATTCATTGTTTTACCTTTGCCGTATGTCACTTTTATCTGTCCACGATTTTATTTCAAATGTTAATGATAATAATCATCTTCTGATAGATGCCAGGAGTGAAGGTGAGTTCGAACACGCTCATTTTCCCGGGGCAATTAATATTCCTTTACTTAATAATGAGCACCGCATTTTAGTCGGAACATGTTTTAAAAAAGAAGGCCGGGATGCAGCAGTCCGACTGGGCTTTGAACTGGTAGGACCACTTTTTAGTTCATTCGTGAAAAAAGTTGATGAATTAGGAAAGGGTAAAGAGATCTTAGTTTATTGCTGGCGTGGTGGAATGCGTTCCGGAATTATGTCATGGGTATTGAACATGGTCGGGTATAGAACTCATACATTAAAGGGTGGTTACAAAGCTTTCCGTCGTTTTGTGTTGGATCAATTTATAGTCGAAAGAAAATTCAGAGTCGTTGGCGGTCATACAGGTTCGGGCAAAACTGATCTATTGATGCTTATGAAAGAAGCAGGTCATCAGGTCATCGATCTCGAAGGACTTGCAAATCATCGCGGATCGGCTTTCGGTTCTTTAGGAATGAAACCGCAACCAAGGAATGAATACTTTGAGAATGAACTGGCGCTCCAGTTATATCATATGAATGGTGATGAAGTTATCTGGTTGGAAGCAGAGAGTAGATCCATAGGTAGAATCAAACTTCCCGATGAATTT from Bacteroidota bacterium harbors:
- the trxB gene encoding thioredoxin-disulfide reductase: MSNETEHIKCLIIGSGPAGYTAAIYAARADLKPVMYQGLQPGGQLTITTEVENYPGYPKGTQGPEMMEDFKAQAERFGTDVRYGYATSVDFSGSIHKVVIDETKTITADTVIIATGASAKWLGLESEQRLNGFGVSACAVCDGYFFRQQDVAIIGAGDTAAEEATYLAKLCKKVYMIVRRGEMRASKAMQHRVENTPNIEVLWNTDTVEILGTKTVEGVLVQNNKTGEKRTLDVTGFFVAIGHKPNSDIFKDFIKTDDVGYILTIPGTTKTNIEGVFAAGDISDKTYRQAVTAAGSGCMAAIDAERYLAEKGIH
- a CDS encoding VCBS repeat-containing protein yields the protein MKTTTKFKAIVLALAGLSFGSTASAQLAFTNANAKFGGNFHSGCATTVTDVNFDGLDDVFHMDNGSDLYLELQNKDGSFTTQFIMNHGGGSSWAMTCADVDHNGWKDVAFDGGAGIMLIKIFGGSGGVTFTSTTLFNSGFFLQNATFADMNNDGWIDLFCCDDNDVSKLYLNDGTGNLDISTFVNFAINPGINYSGDPADSGNYGSTWIDFDNDGDLDLYVAHCRQSTTSPTDLRRINRLFVNDGSNNYTEMADTFGIAIGWQTWTASFGDLNNDGDLDLVLFNHDHTSQIFENDGTGHYTELMSTGFNTDAITPIESVVEDFDNDGYADILVTGSDWMYWKNNGDMTFTQVNGLFASNGMLSFASGDLNHDGFIDIYSSYGNIYTTPSSVADVLYLNNGNTNNFITFDIKGTTSNINAIGGRATIYGPWGVQVREVRAGESYGTCNSSQLHFGLGSNTIVDSAVVRFPSGTEQRFYDLESNQFVSVVENTCSVTGNIVSGPTAICSGQTATLTASAGFLTYDWSNGGAAQSITVSAAGQYNVTVSDNGCTNVSPSIILQMNPDETPTVSANGQLVFCEGGSVTLESSQASAYTWSNGGTSQTVDITASGLYSVTIQGVCGSFTSTPILVDVLNAPNPVANGVNIAVPQSVTLNATGDLIKWYDSQIGGTLLATGPSYITPVINVSTTFWAENTKTYAGATDFTGMQYHEGTPYSAGTTNGTNDFTVLSACTLHSVKVYTDTPGLREIQLLDASNNVINSVQVNVPMDSSRVTLNFALTPGNYHLTTNATVNMATLGTNAPRLQRSSLNVLYPYTINDLISVTGSNQGAFYYYYFYEWEVQAASYDCVSERIPVLVDVATGIKDIAFAGVSVYPNPANNYVSIDTDGPIAVSVFDASARLVKSERFTNASNKLHISDLASGVYRIQLTKDGKVANYKLVVNN
- a CDS encoding T9SS type A sorting domain-containing protein, which translates into the protein MKKIFFATAVITSVILLLSFVSGENPTPYQHTSEELAYFASQRVQTPLVPGEWYLTSASCRGCHGIDSLGQSNIDEDGHDVNLVSHWESTMMALSAKDPLWKAKVSHEILTNPGHAGPLQDKCTSCHAPTGRYNHFFRGLGDYTLANLATDSLGQDGVNCASCHTISPSVGSTFSGNIPYDTTRTIYGPFQGPMFGPMQLYEGYTPVYSAHMDESRLCSSCHTLITETVDLSGNPTGQQFVEQATYHEYLNSSFPANSIKCQTCHMPQLASPIVIANGFIALTPRTPFNQHEFAGANYFMLDLIKNNKSSLNINVDDARFDTTLAATANNLRMNSINLNLLFDSAQSDTGYFRVSIENKVGHKFPSGYPSRRAVLQFVVTDVAGDTLFESGLFDEDYRIIGETPAFEPHHAMINQSNVPQIYEIVMGDVNGDFTSLLERAALILKDNRLPPNGFTSSHSTYDTCVISPDAMADADFNKNNSIEGSATDYVHFHVPLGSFSGDLKVTTRVFYQSVPPKWLDEMFVLNSPEIDTFRTMYASADKTPFLVATDSLNLTITGIKQQNLESSISLYPSISRSGEFTLMTNSEIKIEKVEIFDANGKIVQSQILNEDTVKANFVISGRSGNYYIRIVTNKGVTIKKVLKL
- the mnmH gene encoding tRNA 2-selenouridine(34) synthase MnmH: MSLLSVHDFISNVNDNNHLLIDARSEGEFEHAHFPGAINIPLLNNEHRILVGTCFKKEGRDAAVRLGFELVGPLFSSFVKKVDELGKGKEILVYCWRGGMRSGIMSWVLNMVGYRTHTLKGGYKAFRRFVLDQFIVERKFRVVGGHTGSGKTDLLMLMKEAGHQVIDLEGLANHRGSAFGSLGMKPQPRNEYFENELALQLYHMNGDEVIWLEAESRSIGRIKLPDEFYFQFIAAPLFEVNLSREERVERIKKDYSHFTNEELSECMKKLSKRLGGLGLKEALKALEENRTGDWISILLDYYDKTYSHSLESRTTNTRFEIEMKDKNDFESVMNKVLSLSKNITQ